A single genomic interval of Halostella salina harbors:
- a CDS encoding FAD-dependent oxidoreductase has product MDTNEDAATVESLPGAPRSRWLDTTPATEFDPLDGDLRADVAVVGGGIAGITTATQLQEAGQSVALLEADRVVEAVTGHTTAKVTSQHGLIYDHLRTAFDTKTARLYAEANEAAIEEIATRVENRTIDCDFQRRPAYTYVADDGKRRDVRREAVAARRAGLPAEFVEATPLPYDVECAVRFDDQAQFHPRKYLLELVEDLPGDGSDVFEHTRVTDVSDGDPCRVETERGTVRADDVVVATHFPAFDRAGYFARQYPKRSYVLAARLNGTPPEGMYYRDEEPYFSVRTHAGDDGEFVFVGGQNHKTGQGGSTADRYRELASEARKRFDIDGIAYRWSTQDYRTADRVPFVGRLGPGTEHLYIATGFGGWGMTGGTVAGMLLSDLIVEGESPWAEVFDPMRFDPAASAREVISENAKVAREFVGDWATKPLTGVVTLSPGDATVSRDGGRVVGTYRDADGEDHRVSAVCPHMGCLLEWNDGEKSWDCPCHGSRFTYEGEVLDGPANEDLSRPDGEEK; this is encoded by the coding sequence ATGGACACGAACGAGGACGCCGCGACGGTCGAATCACTCCCGGGAGCGCCGCGATCCCGCTGGCTCGACACGACGCCGGCGACCGAGTTCGACCCGCTCGATGGCGACCTGCGGGCGGATGTCGCCGTCGTCGGTGGCGGCATCGCCGGCATCACGACGGCGACGCAGCTACAGGAGGCCGGGCAGTCGGTCGCGCTGCTCGAAGCCGACCGCGTCGTCGAGGCCGTCACCGGCCACACGACGGCGAAGGTCACCTCCCAGCACGGGCTGATCTACGACCACCTGCGCACCGCATTCGACACCAAAACGGCCCGACTGTACGCCGAGGCGAACGAGGCGGCGATCGAGGAGATCGCGACTCGCGTCGAGAACAGGACCATCGACTGTGACTTCCAGCGGCGGCCGGCGTACACGTACGTTGCCGACGACGGGAAGCGCCGGGACGTTCGCAGGGAGGCGGTGGCGGCGAGACGCGCCGGCCTCCCGGCCGAGTTCGTCGAGGCGACGCCGCTGCCGTACGACGTCGAGTGCGCGGTCCGCTTCGATGACCAGGCGCAGTTTCACCCGCGGAAGTACCTGCTCGAACTCGTGGAGGACCTGCCGGGCGACGGGAGCGACGTGTTTGAACACACCCGCGTCACGGACGTGTCGGACGGCGATCCGTGCCGCGTCGAGACGGAGCGCGGTACGGTCCGCGCGGACGACGTGGTGGTCGCCACGCACTTCCCCGCGTTCGACAGGGCAGGGTACTTCGCCCGCCAGTACCCGAAGCGGTCGTACGTGCTGGCGGCCCGCCTGAACGGGACCCCGCCGGAGGGGATGTACTACCGCGACGAGGAACCGTACTTCTCGGTCCGGACCCATGCCGGCGACGACGGGGAGTTCGTGTTCGTCGGCGGGCAGAACCACAAGACCGGTCAGGGCGGCAGCACTGCGGACCGCTACCGCGAACTCGCCAGCGAGGCCCGCAAGCGGTTCGACATCGACGGGATCGCGTACCGCTGGTCGACCCAGGACTACCGCACCGCGGACCGCGTGCCGTTCGTCGGGCGTCTCGGCCCCGGAACGGAGCACCTCTACATCGCCACCGGCTTCGGCGGCTGGGGGATGACCGGCGGGACGGTCGCCGGGATGCTCCTCTCGGACCTGATCGTCGAGGGCGAGAGCCCCTGGGCCGAGGTGTTCGACCCGATGCGGTTCGACCCCGCGGCGTCGGCGCGGGAGGTCATCTCCGAGAACGCAAAGGTGGCCCGTGAGTTCGTCGGGGACTGGGCGACAAAACCGCTGACGGGGGTCGTCACGCTGTCGCCCGGGGACGCGACGGTGTCGCGCGACGGCGGCCGGGTGGTCGGGACGTACCGCGACGCCGACGGCGAGGACCACCGCGTGTCGGCCGTCTGTCCGCACATGGGCTGCCTGCTGGAGTGGAACGACGGCGAAAAGTCCTGGGACTGCCCGTGTCACGGGTCCCGGTTCACCTACGAGGGAGAGGTGCTGGACGGCCCGGCGAACGAGGACCTATCCCGCCCCGATGGCGAAGAGAAATAA
- a CDS encoding DUF5789 family protein, which produces MADDDEETEEAPAVELGEGESVEGAPIARVASRLTWPKERSEIERQEGDAVIRTPDGPTTLADVLPETDTTYFDRRQEFVDEVEAVVGTGPVATADE; this is translated from the coding sequence ATGGCTGACGACGACGAGGAAACCGAGGAAGCGCCCGCCGTCGAACTCGGCGAGGGCGAGTCCGTCGAGGGCGCGCCGATTGCCCGCGTCGCCTCGCGGCTGACCTGGCCGAAGGAGCGCAGCGAGATCGAACGCCAGGAGGGCGACGCGGTCATCCGGACGCCGGACGGCCCGACGACGCTCGCCGACGTGCTCCCCGAGACGGACACGACGTACTTCGACCGCCGGCAGGAGTTCGTCGACGAGGTCGAGGCCGTCGTCGGGACCGGCCCCGTCGCAACCGCAGACGAGTGA
- a CDS encoding CPBP family intramembrane glutamic endopeptidase, whose protein sequence is MYGVEPGLDNRVVFDTLVFIVGPLALGLSHGRRIGWRVDRTALRNTVLLAAFVLPFYLVGSSLPTIRAFYPIWETSTAPGEFVPHAIKLFTLAVAAETYYRGLLCVGVSEIGFKSVFISPVVYALHHFHKPPIEFVLSGPTDVLFGAVDYKSNSILPSVVAHGAGLVLLDWLVLHPPLLPPETVVRWLRWIPLPL, encoded by the coding sequence ATGTACGGCGTCGAACCGGGCCTCGACAACCGCGTGGTGTTCGACACGCTCGTGTTCATCGTCGGGCCGCTCGCGCTCGGCCTCTCCCACGGTCGGCGGATCGGCTGGCGCGTCGACCGGACCGCCCTCCGCAACACCGTTTTGCTCGCCGCCTTCGTCCTCCCCTTCTACCTCGTCGGGTCGTCGCTCCCGACGATCCGGGCGTTCTATCCGATCTGGGAGACCAGTACAGCGCCCGGGGAGTTCGTCCCGCACGCGATAAAGCTGTTCACGCTTGCTGTAGCTGCGGAGACCTACTATCGCGGCCTACTCTGTGTCGGCGTCAGCGAGATCGGGTTCAAGAGCGTGTTCATCAGCCCGGTGGTCTACGCCCTGCATCACTTCCACAAGCCGCCGATCGAGTTCGTCCTCTCGGGCCCGACGGACGTGCTGTTCGGCGCGGTCGACTACAAGAGCAACTCCATCCTCCCCTCCGTGGTCGCCCACGGCGCGGGCCTCGTCCTGCTGGACTGGCTCGTCCTCCACCCGCCGCTGTTGCCGCCGGAGACGGTCGTCCGGTGGCTCCGCTGGATCCCGCTTCCGCTGTGA
- a CDS encoding DUF7108 family protein, with protein sequence MPDLPDDVAEAAERLTRLAREAVDESEADAYRRDRDRRLADHGFRARVREEDARDVLVLHPDEWVEDGTIRPDRVEDTDRAEEIPLDGPGDPDDWESVEEHNADLVARVREDHGDVHAENVRAFADFMSNHYARPLDSATGDEIREFLHEYYPRNAWPSDEQRAVVERSLRYAFDAAEKRVPGF encoded by the coding sequence ATGCCTGACCTCCCCGACGACGTGGCCGAGGCGGCCGAACGGCTGACGCGACTCGCACGCGAGGCGGTCGACGAGAGCGAAGCGGACGCGTACCGCCGCGACCGCGACCGACGACTCGCCGACCACGGGTTCCGCGCCCGGGTCCGCGAGGAGGACGCCCGCGACGTACTCGTGCTTCACCCCGACGAGTGGGTCGAGGACGGCACCATCCGCCCCGACAGGGTCGAGGACACCGACCGCGCCGAGGAGATACCGCTGGACGGCCCCGGTGACCCGGACGACTGGGAATCGGTCGAGGAACACAACGCCGACCTCGTCGCGCGCGTCCGCGAGGACCACGGCGACGTCCACGCCGAGAACGTCCGCGCGTTCGCGGACTTCATGAGCAACCACTACGCGCGGCCGCTCGACTCGGCGACGGGCGACGAGATACGGGAGTTCCTCCACGAGTACTACCCGCGAAACGCCTGGCCGAGTGACGAACAGCGGGCCGTCGTGGAGCGGTCGCTCCGCTACGCGTTCGACGCCGCGGAAAAACGGGTGCCCGGTTTCTAA
- a CDS encoding transcription initiation factor IIB: MTRSTRQRERELETEESEEQEGVRECPECESENLVKSSDRGELVCEDCGLVVEEEKIDPGPEWRAFNHQERQEKSRVGAPTTQTMHDKGLTTTIDWKDKDAYGRSISSKKRSQMHRLRKWQERIRTKDAGERNLQFALSEIDRMASALGVPRSVREVASVIYRRALKEDLIRGRSIEGVATSALYAACRKEGIPRSLEEISEVSRVERKEIGRTYRYISQELGLEMKPVDPKKYVPRFCSELELSEEVQTKANEIIETTAEEGLLSGKSPTGYAAAAIYAASLLCNEKKTQREVADVAQVTEVTIRNRYQEQIEAMGIHS, encoded by the coding sequence ATGACACGGTCCACCCGCCAGCGGGAGCGCGAGCTTGAGACGGAGGAGTCCGAGGAGCAAGAGGGGGTACGGGAATGCCCCGAATGCGAGTCCGAGAACCTCGTCAAGAGCTCCGACAGGGGAGAACTCGTCTGCGAGGACTGCGGCCTCGTCGTCGAGGAGGAGAAGATCGATCCGGGTCCGGAGTGGCGGGCGTTCAACCACCAGGAGCGACAGGAGAAGTCCCGCGTCGGCGCGCCGACGACCCAGACGATGCACGACAAGGGACTGACGACGACCATCGACTGGAAGGACAAGGACGCCTACGGACGCTCTATCTCCTCGAAGAAACGCAGCCAGATGCACCGGCTGCGAAAGTGGCAGGAGCGCATTCGAACGAAGGACGCCGGCGAGCGGAACCTGCAGTTCGCCCTGAGCGAGATCGACCGGATGGCGAGCGCCCTCGGTGTGCCGCGCTCGGTCCGGGAGGTCGCAAGCGTCATCTACCGGCGCGCGCTCAAGGAGGACCTGATCCGTGGACGCTCCATCGAGGGCGTCGCCACCAGCGCCCTCTACGCCGCCTGCCGAAAGGAGGGCATCCCCCGAAGCCTGGAGGAGATCTCCGAGGTATCCCGCGTCGAGCGAAAGGAGATCGGCCGCACGTATCGTTACATCTCCCAGGAACTCGGCCTGGAGATGAAACCCGTCGACCCCAAGAAGTACGTTCCCCGGTTCTGTTCCGAACTCGAACTCAGCGAGGAAGTCCAGACCAAGGCAAACGAGATCATCGAGACGACCGCCGAGGAGGGACTGCTGTCGGGCAAGTCCCCGACCGGCTACGCCGCCGCCGCGATCTACGCCGCGTCGCTGCTGTGTAACGAGAAGAAGACCCAGCGCGAGGTCGCCGACGTGGCGCAGGTGACCGAAGTCACCATCCGCAACCGGTATCAGGAGCAGATCGAAGCGATGGGCATCCACAGCTAA
- the rnhA gene encoding ribonuclease HI — translation MPVIECDVAAAREKLLDAGADVEAGNTDHERWRASRGDATAVAYDEKVVVQGSEPSDIEAVLREGGGRAHLYSDGASRGNPGPAAVGWVIVTSDGIVAEGSERIGETTNNRAEYEGLIRALEAARDYGYDVVDVRIDAELVVKQVRGEWDTNDPDLRERRVTVRELLAGFDDWSLQHVPREVNERADELANEALDDA, via the coding sequence ATGCCGGTCATCGAGTGTGACGTGGCGGCCGCGCGGGAAAAACTGCTCGACGCGGGTGCCGACGTCGAGGCGGGAAACACCGATCACGAGCGCTGGCGGGCCTCTCGCGGCGATGCGACGGCGGTCGCGTACGACGAGAAGGTCGTCGTGCAGGGGTCTGAGCCGAGCGACATCGAGGCGGTGCTGCGCGAGGGCGGCGGTCGCGCGCACCTGTACTCGGACGGTGCGAGCCGCGGGAACCCCGGACCGGCCGCGGTGGGGTGGGTCATCGTCACGAGCGACGGTATCGTCGCGGAGGGGAGCGAGCGGATCGGCGAGACGACGAACAACCGCGCGGAGTACGAGGGACTGATCCGCGCGCTGGAGGCGGCCCGGGACTACGGGTACGACGTAGTCGACGTGCGTATCGACGCCGAACTCGTCGTCAAGCAGGTCCGCGGCGAGTGGGACACGAACGACCCCGACCTCCGCGAGCGCCGGGTGACCGTCCGGGAACTGCTTGCCGGCTTCGACGACTGGTCGCTCCAGCACGTTCCGCGGGAGGTAAACGAGCGGGCCGACGAACTGGCCAACGAGGCGCTCGACGATGCCTGA
- a CDS encoding DUF302 domain-containing protein produces the protein MSLPIDPAEIDPEEYGEEQTTLEMDHEAAVEHVRETFTDAGFGIPVEFSPSELLNEKVDADRDPYYVLGACNPEMADRALDETPRIGGLFPCNVIVWEEEPGVQQVYHVSIMRIARLLGMAPDNEAWADIVADTGELVDEAFGNL, from the coding sequence ATGAGCCTGCCCATCGACCCGGCCGAGATCGACCCCGAGGAGTACGGCGAGGAGCAGACGACGCTGGAGATGGACCACGAGGCGGCCGTCGAACACGTCCGCGAGACGTTCACCGACGCCGGTTTCGGCATTCCGGTGGAGTTCTCGCCCTCGGAACTGCTCAACGAGAAGGTCGACGCCGACCGCGACCCCTACTACGTCCTCGGCGCGTGCAACCCCGAGATGGCCGACCGCGCGCTGGACGAGACGCCACGGATCGGCGGCCTGTTCCCCTGCAACGTGATCGTCTGGGAGGAAGAGCCGGGCGTCCAGCAGGTGTACCACGTCAGCATCATGCGGATCGCCCGCCTGCTTGGGATGGCTCCCGACAACGAGGCGTGGGCCGACATCGTCGCCGACACCGGCGAACTCGTCGACGAGGCGTTCGGAAACCTCTAA
- a CDS encoding DUF7139 domain-containing protein gives MTSLEEVYEGHVGEVQSVRRLYLGTGLFLVGAALAVVGMVVATTGVLAAAGVDRFGSRLVAGVLGGVGFPTVVLGVFTVLPAETRIRAAAAIGASVTALGVALFWYAYPDHWAGYGRDLTFVVTAVYFLGVITLIGCLFAGIATFKRRNDPGGTVRMEVTKQGETKVIEVDRSELGEGFGSIGTFGETPDGEVETQTNRPDKGSTQTGRSAGSSRGETTASGGASGSVAEPATGGSGGTPGPASDGGSAASDITSPLDGRQDDGEVMDDGPSPTELTDTYCGNCEHFEYVRTGRGMQPYCGYHGERMDDMEACDQWEPNN, from the coding sequence ATGACGAGTCTCGAAGAGGTGTACGAGGGGCACGTCGGGGAGGTACAGAGCGTTCGCCGCCTGTATCTCGGGACGGGGCTGTTCCTCGTCGGTGCGGCGCTGGCCGTCGTCGGCATGGTGGTCGCCACGACGGGCGTGCTCGCCGCCGCGGGCGTCGACCGGTTCGGGAGCCGGCTCGTCGCCGGGGTGCTCGGCGGCGTCGGGTTCCCGACGGTCGTCCTCGGGGTGTTCACCGTGCTCCCCGCCGAGACGCGGATCCGGGCGGCGGCGGCCATCGGCGCGAGCGTCACGGCGCTCGGCGTCGCGCTGTTCTGGTACGCGTACCCCGACCACTGGGCCGGGTACGGGCGCGACCTGACGTTCGTCGTGACCGCGGTGTACTTCCTCGGCGTGATCACGCTCATCGGCTGCCTGTTCGCCGGGATCGCTACGTTCAAGCGGCGCAACGACCCCGGCGGCACCGTCCGGATGGAGGTGACGAAACAGGGCGAGACGAAGGTTATCGAGGTCGACCGCTCCGAACTGGGCGAGGGGTTCGGCAGCATCGGCACCTTCGGCGAGACGCCGGACGGCGAGGTGGAGACGCAGACGAACCGTCCCGACAAGGGGTCGACCCAGACGGGCAGATCCGCCGGGTCCAGCCGCGGGGAGACCACGGCGTCCGGCGGAGCGTCCGGGTCCGTCGCCGAGCCGGCGACCGGAGGATCGGGCGGAACGCCCGGCCCGGCGAGCGACGGCGGCTCGGCGGCCAGCGACATCACGTCGCCGCTGGACGGTCGACAGGACGACGGCGAAGTGATGGACGACGGGCCGTCGCCGACGGAACTGACGGACACGTACTGCGGCAACTGCGAGCACTTCGAGTACGTCCGGACGGGTCGCGGGATGCAGCCCTACTGTGGCTACCACGGCGAGCGCATGGACGACATGGAAGCCTGCGACCAGTGGGAGCCGAACAACTAG
- a CDS encoding Mut7-C RNAse domain-containing protein has protein sequence MRLLLDAMCGGVRSHLRMCGYDAAYALDRGVEDDDALLRIASDEDRTLVTRDRSLAGRADDAISLGSTDTDEQLRALAAGLDLSLDDDPSRCGACNGALEPTEVGTPDYAPDPSEESVWRCRDCGQCFWTGSHWDRVAETLAAVEESSG, from the coding sequence ATGCGGCTCCTCCTCGACGCGATGTGTGGCGGCGTCCGGTCCCACCTCCGGATGTGTGGCTACGACGCCGCGTACGCGCTCGACCGCGGGGTCGAGGACGATGACGCCCTCCTGCGGATCGCCAGCGACGAGGACCGGACGCTGGTCACTCGCGATAGGAGCCTCGCCGGTCGCGCCGACGACGCGATCTCGCTCGGTTCGACCGACACCGACGAACAGCTACGGGCACTCGCCGCCGGACTGGACCTCTCGCTCGACGACGACCCATCGCGCTGTGGCGCGTGCAACGGGGCGCTCGAACCGACCGAGGTCGGGACCCCCGACTACGCGCCGGACCCGTCCGAGGAGTCGGTCTGGCGGTGCCGGGACTGCGGGCAGTGCTTCTGGACGGGCAGTCACTGGGACCGCGTCGCGGAGACGCTGGCGGCGGTCGAGGAATCGAGCGGCTAG
- the nreA gene encoding DNA repair protein NreA, with translation MRLDEFIEDLEPDEDARRRRLAEEKSYEITDYLEGFESRFEETVQGDALFGSTAPSIFVGRSNYPSVSTGLLSPVGHETEAEEFVTDADWYSQRYGIDDVFQRRTNLLNSRRRSSVDVNDVWDGFVGTQREVAIADRPVDVEIGLDDRPEIDFDVGEGVATPTGPNASAESVDLTENPHVPRAVEKTLEDDDWQAQGAMTYLYRRGFDVYEINTILSAGALGRGENRRLVPTRWSITAVDDTVGQYLRGRIRNAPSIDTPQVWENEYMGNRYWVVLAPGQWEFELVEMKAPGSIWNPDPEGDVWMASAAEGFEGRTGYVDETAGAYYASRLGVLEHLESIGRQAKCLVLREVSDDYWAPVGVWQIRESIRNAFDGERGEAETFHAAVSAVAEQLPVSLGALRRKSEMVAGLQATLSDF, from the coding sequence ATGCGGCTCGACGAGTTCATCGAGGACCTCGAACCCGACGAGGACGCCCGGAGGCGTCGGCTCGCCGAGGAGAAGTCCTACGAGATCACGGACTATCTGGAGGGGTTCGAGTCCCGGTTCGAGGAGACGGTGCAGGGCGACGCGCTGTTCGGGAGCACCGCGCCCTCCATCTTCGTCGGTCGATCGAACTACCCGAGCGTCTCGACCGGCCTGCTCTCCCCGGTCGGCCACGAGACCGAGGCCGAGGAGTTCGTCACCGACGCGGACTGGTACAGCCAGCGCTACGGCATCGACGACGTGTTCCAGCGGCGCACCAACCTGCTCAACTCCCGCCGCCGCTCCAGCGTCGACGTAAACGACGTGTGGGACGGCTTCGTCGGCACCCAGCGCGAGGTCGCCATCGCGGACCGCCCGGTCGACGTGGAGATCGGGCTGGACGACCGCCCGGAGATCGACTTCGACGTAGGCGAGGGCGTGGCCACGCCGACCGGGCCGAACGCCAGCGCCGAGTCGGTCGATCTCACCGAGAACCCCCACGTCCCCCGCGCCGTCGAAAAGACGCTGGAGGACGACGACTGGCAGGCACAGGGCGCGATGACCTACCTCTACCGCCGCGGGTTCGACGTGTACGAGATCAACACGATCCTCTCGGCCGGCGCGCTCGGCCGCGGGGAGAACCGGCGGCTCGTCCCGACGCGCTGGTCCATCACCGCCGTCGACGACACCGTCGGCCAGTACCTCCGGGGACGGATCCGCAACGCGCCGAGCATCGACACGCCACAGGTCTGGGAGAACGAGTACATGGGGAACCGCTACTGGGTCGTCCTCGCGCCGGGGCAGTGGGAGTTCGAACTCGTCGAGATGAAAGCGCCGGGCAGCATCTGGAACCCCGACCCCGAGGGCGACGTGTGGATGGCCAGCGCCGCGGAGGGGTTCGAGGGTCGGACCGGCTACGTGGACGAGACCGCCGGCGCGTACTACGCCTCGCGGCTCGGCGTCCTCGAACACCTGGAGTCGATCGGCCGCCAGGCGAAATGTCTCGTGCTCCGCGAGGTGTCCGACGACTACTGGGCACCGGTGGGCGTCTGGCAGATCCGCGAGAGCATCCGCAACGCGTTCGACGGCGAGCGCGGCGAGGCCGAGACGTTCCACGCGGCAGTGTCCGCCGTCGCCGAGCAACTACCCGTCTCGCTCGGCGCGCTCCGCCGCAAATCGGAGATGGTGGCGGGGTTGCAGGCGACGCTGTCGGACTTCTGA